In bacterium, a single window of DNA contains:
- a CDS encoding cytochrome P450, with the protein MKVEAHSLMDPAIQADPYAYYHALHEQAPVYWMPDAEAWLVSRYRDVQHVLRHPEIWSNDLLGKAGFSMFQHEEARAVLEADGWPRDTRLQSDPPIHRDYRALVNPAFTAGRVRALAPFVERECDGLLDEMAATEECEFIERFAAWLPIRVVTHLLGLPADDARRIKRWSDAWVEPLGGALTLEREIEVAHLGVELQHYLADWMERKEKAPSDDVLSTLATATFPDGTPLPMAEKMGLAEHLIVGGHETVTSALASGLKLLIEHPAVATALRADPARIRNFVEEVLRLESPSQGFFRYAVEDGEVAGTAIPKGSMVHVRFAAANRDPEIFPDPDVLDLDRPNAGAHMAFSQGEHHCVGAPLARLELQTAFRGLLERFDDFELATEEPLRTLPGLALRMLERLPVRPRPARSHDPA; encoded by the coding sequence GTGAAGGTCGAAGCGCACAGCCTGATGGACCCGGCGATCCAGGCGGATCCCTACGCCTACTACCACGCGCTCCACGAGCAGGCCCCGGTCTACTGGATGCCGGATGCGGAGGCGTGGCTCGTGAGCCGCTACCGGGACGTGCAACACGTCCTGCGGCACCCGGAGATCTGGTCGAACGATCTGCTGGGCAAGGCCGGCTTCTCGATGTTCCAGCACGAGGAGGCGCGCGCCGTCCTCGAAGCGGACGGGTGGCCACGGGACACGCGCCTGCAGTCGGACCCGCCGATCCACCGCGACTATCGCGCCCTGGTGAACCCGGCCTTCACCGCGGGCCGCGTCCGAGCCCTCGCGCCCTTCGTCGAACGCGAGTGCGATGGGCTGCTCGACGAGATGGCCGCGACCGAGGAGTGCGAGTTCATCGAGCGGTTCGCCGCCTGGCTGCCGATCCGCGTCGTGACGCATCTGCTCGGCCTGCCCGCCGACGATGCCCGGCGGATCAAGCGCTGGAGCGATGCCTGGGTCGAGCCGCTCGGGGGCGCGCTCACCCTGGAGCGCGAGATCGAGGTGGCCCATCTCGGCGTCGAGCTCCAGCACTACCTGGCCGACTGGATGGAGCGCAAGGAGAAGGCGCCCAGCGACGACGTCCTCTCGACCCTCGCGACCGCGACGTTTCCGGATGGCACGCCGCTTCCGATGGCCGAGAAGATGGGACTCGCCGAGCATCTGATCGTCGGCGGACACGAAACGGTGACCAGCGCCCTCGCGTCGGGCCTCAAGCTCCTGATCGAGCACCCTGCCGTCGCGACGGCGCTTCGCGCGGACCCGGCGAGGATCCGGAATTTCGTCGAAGAGGTCCTCCGCCTCGAATCGCCCAGCCAGGGCTTCTTTCGTTATGCCGTCGAGGACGGGGAGGTCGCCGGCACGGCGATTCCGAAGGGCTCGATGGTCCACGTCCGCTTCGCGGCCGCGAACCGGGATCCGGAGATCTTCCCGGATCCGGACGTGCTCGACCTCGATCGACCGAACGCCGGAGCACACATGGCGTTCTCCCAGGGCGAGCACCACTGCGTCGGGGCACCGCTGGCCCGCCTCGAGCTGCAGACCGCATTCCGCGGCTTGCTCGAGCGCTTCGACGACTTCGAGCTCGCGACCGAGGAGCCGCTCCGGACCCTTCCAGGGCTCGCCCTGCGGATGCTCGAACGGCTGCCGGTCAGACCGCGACCGGCACGCTCCCACGACCCCGCCTGA
- a CDS encoding cytochrome P450: protein MPIEAEAEATAPSWDAYEIASRADPHAGWHEVRERDPLVQTADGVWLATSHDLVDRILKDARFGAGSGVAASFGAREGRAARVMATWLMSRDGAPHDRARALVRRSFTPRAILAITSRIQHVVDARLADVREGLGSGVVDLVERLAFAVPSDVMRDLFGVDPETWRGFEFLVRDLPDEPGASLAMIDGLAEAFQERLKHPGGATGLLDALGRPGDDDARLTPDEIVANAVLLLTAGIDTTAGLISSAIHLLLDRPSIRARIAGEPGFAAAVVEETLRFESPALSCSRCALVDLEIDGRRIEAGANVLLGLAAANRDPARFPDPDTFDPDRDGTGGLAFGGGRHHCLGAPLARLEARLVLEALFAPGHIALARVEGPTWQVRNPTVRALERLPVRGAGSHA, encoded by the coding sequence ATGCCGATCGAAGCCGAGGCCGAGGCGACCGCCCCGAGCTGGGATGCCTACGAGATCGCGAGCCGCGCGGATCCCCATGCCGGCTGGCACGAGGTGCGCGAGCGCGATCCCCTCGTCCAGACCGCGGACGGGGTCTGGCTCGCCACGAGTCACGACCTCGTCGACCGGATCCTCAAGGACGCGCGCTTCGGAGCCGGCTCCGGCGTCGCCGCGTCGTTCGGCGCCCGGGAGGGACGCGCCGCCCGGGTGATGGCGACCTGGCTCATGTCCCGGGACGGAGCCCCGCACGACCGCGCCCGCGCCCTCGTCCGTCGCTCCTTCACGCCTCGCGCGATCCTTGCGATCACGTCGCGGATCCAACACGTCGTCGACGCGAGACTCGCCGACGTGAGGGAAGGCCTCGGCTCGGGCGTCGTCGATCTCGTCGAGCGCCTCGCCTTCGCCGTGCCTTCCGACGTGATGCGGGATCTCTTCGGGGTCGATCCCGAGACGTGGCGGGGCTTCGAGTTCCTCGTGCGCGATCTGCCGGACGAGCCCGGCGCGAGTCTCGCGATGATCGACGGGCTCGCGGAGGCGTTCCAAGAGAGACTGAAACATCCCGGTGGCGCGACGGGTCTGCTCGACGCGCTCGGTCGACCCGGCGACGACGACGCGCGACTGACCCCGGACGAGATCGTCGCGAACGCCGTCCTCCTCCTCACGGCGGGGATCGACACGACCGCAGGCCTGATCTCGAGCGCGATCCACCTCTTGCTCGATCGCCCCTCGATCCGGGCCCGGATCGCCGGGGAGCCCGGCTTCGCCGCGGCGGTCGTCGAGGAGACGCTCCGCTTCGAGTCACCCGCCCTCTCCTGCTCGCGATGTGCCCTCGTGGATCTGGAGATCGACGGGCGTCGGATCGAGGCGGGCGCGAACGTGCTCCTCGGCCTCGCGGCCGCGAACCGCGATCCGGCCCGCTTCCCCGATCCCGACACCTTCGATCCCGATCGCGACGGCACGGGGGGACTGGCCTTCGGCGGCGGTCGGCATCACTGTCTCGGCGCTCCCCTTGCCCGTCTGGAAGCCCGACTCGTCCTCGAAGCCCTCTTCGCTCCGGGGCACATCGCCCTCGCCCGCGTCGAAGGGCCGACCTGGCAGGTCCGCAACCCCACCGTCCGCGCCCTCGAGCGACTGCCGGTGCGGGGCGCAGGGAGCCACGCGTGA